In Vibrio sp. 10N, the following proteins share a genomic window:
- the odhB gene encoding 2-oxoglutarate dehydrogenase complex dihydrolipoyllysine-residue succinyltransferase: MTIEILVPDLPESVADATVATWHKKPGEAVARDEVIVDIETDKVVLEVPAPEEGVLEEIVQEEGATVLSKQLIAKLKPGAVAGEPTTDTTESTEASPDKRHKAALTEESNDALSPAVRRLLAENDLTAADVKGTGVGGRITREDIEAHLAAAKAAPKAEADAPVTPVLARSQKRVPMTRLRKRVAERLLEAKNSTAMLTTFNEVNMKPIMDLRKQYKDQFEERHGTRLGFMSFYVKAVTEALKRFPEVNASIDGDDIVYHNYFDISMAVSTPRGLVTPVLKDCDSLGFADIEKGIKELAIKGRDGKLTVEELTGGNFTITNGGVFGSLMSTPIINPPQAAILGMHKIQERPMAVDGKVEILPMMYLALSYDHRLIDGRESVGFLVTIKELLEDPARLLLDV; this comes from the coding sequence ATGACTATTGAAATTCTGGTTCCAGACTTACCTGAATCAGTTGCAGACGCGACAGTTGCAACTTGGCACAAGAAACCAGGCGAAGCGGTAGCGCGTGATGAAGTTATCGTTGATATCGAAACCGATAAAGTTGTGCTTGAAGTACCAGCACCAGAAGAAGGTGTTCTTGAGGAGATTGTCCAAGAAGAAGGCGCAACAGTTCTGTCTAAACAGCTGATTGCTAAGCTTAAGCCAGGTGCTGTTGCAGGTGAACCAACAACAGACACTACGGAATCTACCGAAGCTTCTCCAGACAAGCGTCACAAAGCGGCACTGACTGAAGAGTCAAATGACGCACTGAGCCCAGCGGTTCGTCGCTTGTTGGCTGAGAACGACTTAACGGCAGCAGACGTGAAAGGCACGGGTGTTGGCGGTCGTATTACTCGTGAAGACATTGAAGCACACTTGGCGGCAGCGAAAGCGGCTCCGAAGGCGGAAGCGGATGCTCCGGTGACTCCAGTACTGGCACGCAGCCAGAAACGTGTGCCTATGACTCGTCTACGTAAGCGTGTTGCTGAGCGTCTACTTGAGGCTAAGAACAGCACAGCAATGCTAACCACGTTTAACGAAGTGAACATGAAGCCAATCATGGATCTTCGTAAACAGTACAAAGATCAGTTCGAAGAGCGTCATGGTACTCGCCTTGGTTTCATGTCTTTCTACGTGAAAGCTGTGACGGAAGCGCTAAAACGTTTCCCAGAGGTAAATGCGTCTATCGACGGTGATGACATCGTCTACCACAACTATTTTGATATCAGCATGGCGGTTTCAACGCCACGCGGCTTGGTAACTCCAGTCCTGAAAGATTGTGATTCACTGGGTTTTGCTGATATCGAGAAAGGCATCAAAGAACTCGCGATCAAAGGTCGTGATGGCAAACTAACCGTTGAAGAGTTAACGGGTGGTAACTTCACCATCACGAACGGTGGCGTGTTCGGCTCATTGATGTCTACGCCAATCATTAACCCACCACAAGCGGCTATCTTGGGTATGCATAAGATCCAAGAGCGTCCAATGGCGGTTGATGGCAAGGTAGAGATCCTACCAATGATGTATCTAGCACTATCCTACGACCACCGTTTGATCGATGGTCGTGAATCAGTAGGCTTCTTAGTGACTATCAAAGAACTACTGGAAGACCCAGCACGCTTGCTACTGGATGTGTAA
- the sucC gene encoding ADP-forming succinate--CoA ligase subunit beta — protein sequence MNLHEYQAKQLFAEFGLPVPEGYACDTPQEAFEAAGRISTEKKVVKCQVHAGGRGKAGGVELHDTKDGVKEFAQKWLGKNLVTYQTDANGQPVTKILVEEASNIANELYLGAVVDRATRRIVFMASTEGGVEIEKVAEETPELIHKAAIDPLVGPQAYQGRELAFKLGLEGDQIKQFVKIFMGLGNMFAQYDLALLEINPLVITGEGNLLCLDGKINIDSNALYRQPKLREMHDPSQEDEREAHAAQWELNYVALDGNIGCMVNGAGLAMGTMDIVNLHGGQPANFLDVGGGATKERVTEAFKIILSDSNVKAVLVNIFGGIVRCDLIADGIIGAVEEVGVEVPVVVRLEGNNAPLGSQKLAESGLNIIAASSLTEAAEKVVAAAEGK from the coding sequence ATGAATTTGCATGAATATCAAGCCAAACAGCTGTTTGCAGAATTCGGATTGCCTGTACCAGAAGGCTACGCATGTGACACCCCACAGGAAGCGTTCGAAGCTGCTGGTCGTATCAGTACTGAAAAGAAAGTAGTTAAATGTCAGGTTCACGCTGGTGGCCGCGGTAAAGCGGGCGGTGTGGAACTTCACGACACCAAAGATGGTGTAAAAGAATTTGCTCAGAAGTGGCTAGGTAAAAACCTAGTGACTTACCAAACAGATGCGAATGGTCAACCAGTGACTAAAATCCTAGTTGAAGAAGCATCTAACATCGCTAACGAGCTGTACCTTGGTGCAGTGGTTGACCGCGCAACACGTCGTATCGTGTTTATGGCATCAACAGAAGGTGGTGTTGAGATTGAAAAAGTGGCGGAAGAAACGCCGGAGCTGATTCATAAAGCGGCGATTGATCCACTTGTTGGCCCACAGGCTTACCAAGGCCGTGAGCTTGCGTTCAAGCTAGGTCTTGAAGGCGACCAAATTAAGCAGTTTGTAAAAATCTTCATGGGTCTAGGCAACATGTTTGCCCAGTACGACCTTGCACTGCTAGAGATCAACCCACTGGTTATTACAGGCGAAGGCAATCTTTTATGTCTTGATGGTAAAATTAACATCGATTCAAACGCACTCTACCGCCAGCCTAAACTTCGTGAAATGCACGATCCGTCTCAAGAAGATGAGCGTGAAGCGCATGCAGCGCAGTGGGAACTTAACTACGTTGCACTAGATGGCAACATCGGCTGTATGGTAAACGGTGCGGGCCTTGCAATGGGTACAATGGACATCGTAAACCTACACGGTGGTCAACCTGCAAACTTCCTTGATGTAGGTGGTGGCGCAACTAAGGAACGTGTAACAGAAGCGTTCAAGATCATTCTATCGGACAGCAACGTGAAAGCCGTACTGGTTAATATCTTCGGTGGTATCGTACGTTGTGACCTAATTGCAGACGGCATCATTGGTGCGGTTGAAGAGGTCGGTGTTGAAGTACCGGTTGTGGTTCGTCTAGAAGGTAACAATGCGCCTCTAGGCTCACAAAAACTCGCGGAAAGTGGTCTTAATATTATTGCTGCAAGCTCGCTAACAGAAGCAGCGGAAAAAGTAGTTGCTGCAGCGGAGGGCAAATAA